A region of the Dreissena polymorpha isolate Duluth1 chromosome 6, UMN_Dpol_1.0, whole genome shotgun sequence genome:
aaaccctatttccgaaataattatctggggcactgaaacaacatatttaatataagatTTTACAACGCAAAACTTTCCATTTTATTACCTATTTCActacatgattttattttttaataacacatTTTATAGTGTTCACAACTAAGTTGATAATAATAGTAACGAAACGTCAACGAACAACAATTAATGGCGTTCTCATTCAGTCTTGGTAAACCGTGATAAATAAAATTACATCACACATCAACTAAAGAATCGAACAAAGcaataatgtaaattaagttaTGACGATCTAAATATCAAATACTGAAACCGTTGATTAAATTAATGCATCTAATTGATCTTTTAAAGTTGTcatcaaacaatataaaataccTGAATGAGTTGACAACCATTTGCCGTACGACTTCTTTTCTGTTATTTGCGTTAGGACAAAATTAAATCTGAATAACAGTAGTTAAttagaataaatatattttcattgttCAGAACTTGggaatattttgtataatgtgtcatatacatgtaaattgtgTTAATAAATTAGAAGCTATGAATAAATTAGAATTAGCAACTACAACTTGGCCAATTTACAAAGGACTGGACCAttatcatttcattaaaaaaacatttgcagTTCATTCAACaataaatttaatcaaaatattgttaattataTACTAAATTCAGAGTTGCTTTTTCTCAACAGCGTTTTGTTTTTGAACCACGAAGCGCCAAAAACATACGTTTCTGATAAGGAAGTACGATACATAATATAGGTACAGAGAATTCATCGCAATTAATTCTGCGCACAAAGTTTATACTAATCCTCAAAAACGTAAATCAAATGTCCCTTTTAATGGTTACAAGATGACATGGTAATAATATATGCATtggttatttaaacaaataaatgatatatatatatattcacaagGGTGTACGATTTTTATTGGACCCGATCGATATCGAGTGCGACATTTCGTCTGTCTAAATGATGTATGCATACAGTGTGCATACGGTGTGCGACGAGCAAATACAGAAAACAGTTTTACAACATTTTATTAGTTAAGTTGCTGCTTTAGAAATGGTTGTGAACAAACAAAACGACAACTCATCAGAATTAGGTAAACGGAAGCTGCATGTGTCAAATTATCTTTCGCTGTAAAGACATGAGTAGTAACTAAAGTATTATCGTAAtgttatgagccttgttctgagaagactgggcttaatgcatgtacgtaaagtgtcgtctcagattagtctgtgcagtccgcacaggctaatcagggacgacacttttcgctgaaactagattttcggtaaaaagggacttcctttaaacgaaaaatactattcaagctgaaagtttcgtccctaattagcctgtgcggactgcacaggctaatctgagacgacactttacgcacatgcattatgcccagttttctcaaaacacgacacatattataaataacaacaacagtGGACGCTGTTAACCAACGGGAACGCTGCCTTGTCCGGACTGGAACTCGTTATAGAAATGTCCGAGACGCGTCAGGGTAGGGGAATCCCGGGCAAGTAGACTCATGGACGTGCGCACGAACCCGCCCACAGCATCGTCCTTGACCCGAGCCATGAACCACGAGTATCTGCGTATGATATAAGACTTATTAAAATCTCTGAGGACACGATCGGACTTGACCGGGGATCAATTCCGATGAAAAAAAATGAGTAAATTTAATGGAATATGAATGAACTCAATTGAAATGATGCaattaaatgatattttcaaTGTTGTGTAAAAGTGTAATGTTTCTAGTTATGAGAGGCCAAAACAATTACCTGCATAGCCGTTACATTCTTAGAGTTGCTTCACGTTAATTATTCAAAATTCAAAGTTATTAAATGCACTGTCACTAACAATGCGGTAAACAAGCTTTTACATAagtatatcaataaaaaaattataaaaaactaaaattaaatgCTTGCTAGGTTTAAAATGCAAATGCCCCATTTTGAGATCGTGTTGCGACCCTAATCGATTGCGACCAAAAAAGCTGGAACACTGTCCACatgcatttacatatacatttgatgatggatttgtataatttaaaaagGATATAAATAGAAactcaaaaattatatattattcagATATTAAAATATCAGTAAGATAGCCGAGGTATTCAAATTTTATGTATCTTTCGGTGTCGTACTGGCAACAGAAAactagcataaaataaaagactTACGGCAGTTAGCAAGAATTTCGCACTAACTGTTTGAACTTTTCTTATCAATATTGTTTTGCATTCACTACCTGAAAACATAGTTTGCCGCCTCCAACCTTGGAAGTAATGCCTGCATCAGACGCAGCTGCGAATCCTCGTCTGCCATATATGCGCAGCCGAACTCCGTCACCCAAATTTGCTTGTGGTAGCGATTGTAGAGCTTCTGTGATGGAAACATTGGCAACAATTATCATGGATAAGCAACATCATTATAAGTAAGCCGcgtttttttattatacattattgtcAATCACCCACATCAGCATCAGCTTAAGGTAGCAGCTGTGCAGTTTATGTTATGCAACCAAGCATAAGAAAACTGGATGAGGAGTGAGATGTAATGTGAGAATGTATAGCAATGAACATTGTCTCCGTTACTAAGAGCTGTTTATGGTATGTTTATGCTAGCATAGTTTTCAGTTAATAGGAGGATACATGAACTCAAGATGGATAAGCATAAACGTTGACATCAGGAATAATATATTCATGTTTTAATTATCCATTATGATATGAATATACATTGTTTGAAAAGTGAACTAAACTTTATATACGATAATGGTGCTTTATAAacgaaatgtttaaataaatcatgtataaatatgcataaaaacaGTAGGCATCTGCATCAACCAAAGACGATCTGATACAACAAGAAGTGTTAATTTCACCCATCGTTTTAGGAAAATAATTTACTAACCTGTAGATACGCCATTATCTCGTCTGCGTTACAACTGTACGCATGCGCAGCTAGGTAGTCAATGCGACAATTGTGGCATA
Encoded here:
- the LOC127836308 gene encoding uncharacterized protein LOC127836308 — translated: MSWWYGWEDALNLYNQYVTNKCPSPQAHMPEFVPMIWSMHSNNVSRWIHIPSNSKYVLGFNEPDVRDQANMTPQEAAAYWPLIEQAAGGIPLVAPAPAAQNFHWLDQFLHLCHNCRIDYLAAHAYSCNADEIMAYLQKLYNRYHKQIWVTEFGCAYMADEDSQLRLMQALLPRLEAANYVFRYSWFMARVKDDAVGGFVRTSMSLLARDSPTLTRLGHFYNEFQSGQGSVPVG